The genomic window CCCTACAAAGATCTCATTATCTGGGGTCTTACCGGAAGGATACTTTCAAAGCTTCTTAAAATTGTTTCAGAATACTTAAAATAATAATTTTACGCCATTTTTTATGATATAATAATGAATGAATAGTTAGTTTTCTAATAAGATAATGTTTTAATAGTTAATAAAATAATTTTATACAAATAAAATTAATTGCTTGTCATTAAATGGTTTTTAATATAAAAGTAATTAACAAATAAAATAAGGGGTGTAAAATGTATAACATTACATTCTCAAAAGACTCAGAAGCTGAGTATAAAAAACATGAATTATTTTACGAAGAAAAAATCAAGAACATCTTTAGTGGGTTCAAAAAATCTAATCAACCTTTTTATAATTTTGCAAAAATATTTATAAAAAGTGTTCCTTACAACCTTATCGAAATACTTAGCGATAAAGATATTTTAAACTTTACTGTAAAACTTTTCGATACGTTTAACAGCAGAAAAAAGAAAAAATATTTGCAAACTGTTATTGAACCATACAATAACGATTTTTTCATAGGTAATTTTTCAATAATAGTTATGAATACAGATGACAGACCTTTTCTTGTTGATAGCATAAGGGAATATTTTTATGAAATAAATCTGAACAGTCAATTTATACTTCACCCAATTTTTAGCGTAAAAAGAAACGCAAAAGGTGATATTACAGAAGTAGATAAGCCACAAATTGGTACTAAAAATGAATCTTTTGTAGTAATTTTCATTCAAGATGCACAGCCATCAGATCTAAAAAATATATCTGACGAATTAAATAAAATTTATGATGAAGTTTGCCTTACCGTTGATGATTACCCTGATATGAGCAGAATGCTCGACAACTTAACCCTTTATTATAAAAATAAATCAAATGAAGTCTCATCTTTCTTACAGTGGATAAATAACAACAATTTCATTCTTCAAGGGATAAGGATATTGAATGATATCAACTTAAAGGATGAAACTTACAAACTTGAACAATATGGGGTATACAAGCTCAACAGAACAATCGGAATAATTCCTAACATGATAAAAGCCCTTAAAAATAAATCTTTTAAATTTGTGAACGGTTACCCCATCGTTGTAGATAAAGCACTCTATTCCTCAAAAGTCAAAAAAAGAAAAAACTATGATAGAATTATTCTTGTAGATGACAAAGGAGATTCCTTAACATTAATATCAATGATAGGAATCTTCTCAAAAGATGCATTAAAAACGCCACCTTATAACATCTCCATAGTAAAGCACAAAATGGACGAAATTGTAGACCATTTTGGATTTGTTAACGGTTCTCATGATCACAAATGGCTTATAGATATGCTTGATGCATTTCCTAAAACTGAAATTATCTCTCTCGATAAAGAAACTTTAATTAATATTTTTAAAACTGTTTTCTCCATGCATGGAAAAAACCAAGTCATTTTTTATACAAAAAGTTTTAAACCACTAAAGAATTACTATGTATTCATGACCTTCCCCCAAGAAAAATTCTCAACAGAGACAATGCTTGCCATTAAAACAATTTTTCAAAATGCTCTTGACGCTTATACCTTGGATGTTTCGGTAAGAAATGATGATCACGGATATGTTTTTGCTCACTTTCATTTTTATATCAAACATATAGAGTCACTTGAAAAGTTAAATTTACAACTAATTGAAACCCAAATAAAAGAGCTTATAAAGGACTGGAAAGATGAACTATATGAAGAATTAAAAATCAGATTTTCCGGTATAAAAAGTGATCAGCTATTTCAAAAATTTGGAAACGCTTTTTCTGAAACTTACAAAACCAAGTGTACACCTCACGAAGCGGGAGAAGACATCTCATTCCTTGACAATTTAAAAGGGATTAACGCAAACCTTTATACTGATGATACTAAAACCACAATTAAACTATACACAAAAGATAGAATTCTATTAACAGATATAATGCCAGTGATTGATAATATAGGGATAAAAGTCAATGAAGAGTTTACTTACAAGGTAAAATGTGAAAATGACAATTATTTTATTAATTCAATTCATCTTGCTGACATTAATGACCCAAAGCAGTTCAAAGAGCAATACTCTAAGATATTACCTGAACTAATAATAAATGTAATCACTGATAAAGTAGAAAATGACAAAATTAACAGCTTATGTATTATAGAAAATTTAAACTATCGTGAAATTGACTTTTTAAGAACTGTAAGAAACTATATTGAGCAAATAAATCCGCTCTATAGAAGAGTAAGCTTGAATGAAGCCCTAATTAATAACAGTAAAATATCCAAACTATTTATTGACTATCTATATGAAAAATTCAAACCGGGACAAAAAAAGCGAGATTTTGTCACAATAGAAAACAATATCTTAAATAACATTGATAAGGTCGTATCAGTACAGGAAGATAACATATTAAGACATTTTTACAAAGTTATAACAGCAATTGTAAGAACAAATTACTTTATACCTGGCAAAGACTATATTTCATTCAAGATTAAATCAAAAGAGCTTGACATAGTGCCTGAGCCAAGACCGATGTTTGAAATTTACGTCCACAGCGCTCAAATGGAAGGTATACATTTGAGAGGTGGAAAGGTTGCAAGAGGTGGGTTGAGATTTAGTGACAGACCTGATGATTTCAGAACAGAAATATTAGGGCTGGTAAAAACCCAGATGGTAAAAAATACAGTAATTGTCCCTGTTGGTTCAAAAGGTGGATTTGTCGTCAAGAAAAGGTATGAGGACAGGGAATTAGATAAAGAGCACGTTATTAACCAGTATAAAACACTAATAAAAGGGCTTCTTGACATTACAGACAACTATAAAGGTAAGAAAGTAGTTCACCCTGAAAATGTGGTAATATACGATGAAAAAGACCCTTACTTAGTAGTTGCGGCTGACAAGGGTACAGCAACATTTAGCGATATTGCCAACAGTGTTTCCATAGAATACGGGTTCTGGCTCGGAGATGCTTTTGCATCGGGAGGTAGTGCCGGTTATGATCATAAAAAAGTAGGAATTACAGCAAAAGGGGCTTGGGAATCTGTAAAGAGACACTTTAGGGAGCTTGGAAAAGACACTCAGAGTGAACCGTTTACAGTGATTGGTATTGGTGATATGGCAGGAGATGTTTTTGGTAATGGAATGCTGCTTTCCGACAAAATTAAGCTGTTAGCAGCCTTCAACCATATACATATATTCATTGATCCAAATCCTGATCCTGAAACAAGCTACATTGAAAGAGTCAGGATGTTTAAACTTCCAAGGTCCACTTGGAAAGATTACAATCCAAAGCTTATCTCCAAGGGTGGCGGAATATTTGAAAGAAGCGCTAAGAAAATTGAAATTTCACCTGAAATCAAAGAAGTTTTTGATATACCAACTGATGTCGTTTCAGGGGAAGAATTAATCAGATATATATTAAAAGCTAGAGCTGAGCTTTTATGGAATGGTGGAATTGGAACATATATTAAAGATGACTTTGAAACCAATGAAGAGGTTGGTGATAAAGCAAACGACAATGTGAGGGTTAATGCTTCCGAGTTAAGAGTAAAAGTAATAGGTGAAGGTGGCAATCTCGGACTTACCCAAAAAGCAAGAATAAGATTTGCATTAAACGGAGGTCTAATAAATACCGACGCAATTGACAACTCTGCTGGCGTGGATATGTCTGACCATGAAGTAAACTTAAAAATCTTATTCGATGTACTTATGAAGAATAATGAACTGAAAGGTATGAAATCCAGAAATTCTCTCATAGCCAAATTAACCCCAGAAGTAACTGAGCTTGTTTTGAGGGATAATTACTTGCAGACTCAAACTATAAGTTGTGACTTAATAAAATCTGAAAACAACATAATTTCATATGTTGATACTGCAGAATATTTACAAAGCATAGGGCTTTTAAACTTTAAAATAGAAAATATTAACTTTATAAAAGAGAAAAGACAGATAACAAGACCTGAGTTAGCAGTACTGTTGGCATATACAAAGATTATGTTATTTGATAGCGCAGTAAACGAGTTTAATCATGATTCAGATTTGCTAAAGCAGGAATATATTCAATATTATCCTAAAACAGTTATAAAAAATTATTCTAAGTATTTTAACGAACACAAACTTAAAAATGAAATAACAGCAACAGTGGCAGTTAATAAAGCGGTAAATCAAGCAGGTATACCTTTCTTCATAGAGCTTCATAAATCTACAGGGCAGCCCTATGCCAAACTTATAGAAAGATACCTTTTTGCGGATAAACTCCTTGAAACTTCTGAAATAAGGAAAAAAATAGAAGAGCTTGATTTGAAAGTTGATACAAAAGTCCAATATACTATGCTGATTGAGCTTGAAAAAACACTAAAAGTCGCAACAAATTGGCTTATTAATGACAACAACTTCAAGCTAATTAATGAAAATATGGACACCTTTAAGAATATAACTAAAATTGTTACAGGAAATCTCAAAGGTAAATTTAAAGAAAACTATGATCTACTTTTAGGAGAATTAACCTCTTGTAACTGTAAACCGGGAATCTCAAAAGCAGTTTGTGATATCAAATTTATGAAACCGGCATTTGACCTTTTTGAAATTATATTAAAGAATAAGCTTGATATGTCTAAAACTGTTAAAAACTACTTCAACATAGGCTCACTATTTAACCTTCCACTATTTATTAAAGGGATAAAACAAACTGATATAACAACTACTTGGGATAGGATTAACAGAGATAACCTATTAAACAGAATAAAACTATTCCAAAAAGATTTTTGCCAAAAATACACTGAGCATGGAGAAAGCTGGTTGAAATCTTTGGAAAAGGAAGAGCAAATATTTTTTGTGAACTATAATAAGTTTTTGGAATCTATCAGTGCAGGAGAGTTTAATAGCCTTATACCATATAACGTAATGCTAGACTCTCTATTTAATATGATAAACTCAAAATAATGTTGAGGTTAAAAAGTGTTGAAGAAATCTTTGCTTGCTTTGCTTATAATACTCTTAATGGAGGTCGCATTGACTGCTGCTGTTAAAGAAACAACCTTAAAAAACGGTGTTGACTTTGTTTATAAATACATTCCAAATGTTAAGGTTACTTCGGTTCAGGTTTGGATGAAAACAGGCTCTGTTAATGAGACAACGGAAATAAACGGAATTTCTCATTTTTTGGAGCATCTTGTTTTCAAAGGCACCACAAAATTTAAACCTGATGAAATAGATTTAGTAGTAGAATCGAACGGCGGCCAAATGAATGCAGCTACAAGCAAAGATTACACTTTTTACTACATTACAATACCAACTTACAACTCAAAGGTTGCATTTGAAGTCCTTAGTGAAATGGTCTTCAATGCAACCTTTATTAAAGATGAAATAGACAAGGAAAGACCTGTAGTTATACAGGAAATTAAAAGAAAATATGATAACCCTACATTTGATATGTGGAAATATATTTCTGATACCCTTTATGTTGATACACCCTACTCTATGGAAATTATTGGCACTGAGGATAACATAAGAAATTTTACAAGAAAACAGATAGTTGATTACTACAATAAATATTACCACCCTAAAAATATGACTTTAGTGGTTGTTGGTGATATATCATATGAAGAAGCCAAGGCCCTTGCCACTCAATATTTTGAAAAATTTAGAGAAGTAAGCCCAGGTAAAAGCTACTCTCTTAACAAAAAGATACAGCTTAGCAAAGACGACTTTAAAGTTTTCAAGAAGGATTTAACCCAAACTTACGCTGCAATTGTTTATCCAGCTTTTCCCATTACTGACCAAAGAACTTATGCACTTGATGTACTAACTGAAATTTTAGGTAGTGGGGAGAATTCAATTTTAAAATCAAAATTAAAAAGTGAATTAAATTTAGTCACGTCTATTTATGCAGGCTCTATGGGACAAAAATTTGTAGGAAGTTTTGTAATCTATTTTACTGCTGATGATGAAAATTTTAATAAAGTTATCAATGAAACAGATAAAATATTAAAAAACATAATTGATGGAAAAATAGATGACAACATGCTTACAAGAGCTAAAAATAGATTAAAAAGTCAAATGGTCTTCCAAAGGGAAAAAACATCTTCTGAGGCAAATGACATAGGATATTCATTTACACTTGATATTAAAGATTACTACTTCAATTACACTGACAAAATTAATTCAGTAACAATAGATGATTTGAAAAAAGTCGCTAAAGAAGTTTTTGATAATCACAGAATAATTGTAGCCACGTCAAAATCAGAATTAAAACTATAAAATAAATACCTCCTAAAATTTGGCGGGAGACTAAGCTCCCGCATTTTTTATAACAGTTCAAAAAGCTTATCTATAGTTTTTTCAATCCCAGCAGCAACTTCTGAAATACTTTGTCCAAGCATATACGCAGGAGTAGTTACAATTTTATTTTCTTTATCTACAATAGCTTCCTTTACCGGACATGATATATGATTAGCTCCAAGAGATTCTATTGCACCGGCAACACCCTCATCTGTCCCTATTGTAATTGATGACTTGATGTTAGTCCCTTCAAGTGCCTTTGCTACCAACACAGGGGCTATACAGATAGCCACAAGAGGTTTTTTAGCCTGTATTACTTCTTTAACCAGTCTTTTTACATCTTCATCTATTTTGCAGTCAGGGCCATCTACCGCAAAAGTAGAAAGGTTTTTAGCAGCACCAAACCCACCAGGAAAAACAAGTGCATCGATATCATTTACAGAAACATCTTTAATATCCTTTATATTACCTCTTGCAATCCTTGCAGACTCAACTAATACATTCCTTTTTTCACCTTCACTTACCTCACCGGTAAGATGATTTACAACATGCATCTGTTCAATATTTGGTGCCATCATTACTAAATCAGCACCCTTCTTATCAAGATATAAAAGTGTCAAAACGGCTTCATGAATCTCACTTCCATCAAATACTCCACAACCACTTAAAACAACACCAATTTTTTTACCCATTTTACACCTCCGATAATAGATTGTATTTTTTTCAACAAAACCACTAGTACAAATTTATATACATATAATATCAAATTCAATTAAAAATCTTTAAAATCACCAATATCCATTTGCCTAAATATATCTAATTATCATATTACTTCTCTATTACCAGCCATACGTACAAATCT from Deferrivibrio essentukiensis includes these protein-coding regions:
- a CDS encoding NAD-glutamate dehydrogenase domain-containing protein; this encodes MYNITFSKDSEAEYKKHELFYEEKIKNIFSGFKKSNQPFYNFAKIFIKSVPYNLIEILSDKDILNFTVKLFDTFNSRKKKKYLQTVIEPYNNDFFIGNFSIIVMNTDDRPFLVDSIREYFYEINLNSQFILHPIFSVKRNAKGDITEVDKPQIGTKNESFVVIFIQDAQPSDLKNISDELNKIYDEVCLTVDDYPDMSRMLDNLTLYYKNKSNEVSSFLQWINNNNFILQGIRILNDINLKDETYKLEQYGVYKLNRTIGIIPNMIKALKNKSFKFVNGYPIVVDKALYSSKVKKRKNYDRIILVDDKGDSLTLISMIGIFSKDALKTPPYNISIVKHKMDEIVDHFGFVNGSHDHKWLIDMLDAFPKTEIISLDKETLINIFKTVFSMHGKNQVIFYTKSFKPLKNYYVFMTFPQEKFSTETMLAIKTIFQNALDAYTLDVSVRNDDHGYVFAHFHFYIKHIESLEKLNLQLIETQIKELIKDWKDELYEELKIRFSGIKSDQLFQKFGNAFSETYKTKCTPHEAGEDISFLDNLKGINANLYTDDTKTTIKLYTKDRILLTDIMPVIDNIGIKVNEEFTYKVKCENDNYFINSIHLADINDPKQFKEQYSKILPELIINVITDKVENDKINSLCIIENLNYREIDFLRTVRNYIEQINPLYRRVSLNEALINNSKISKLFIDYLYEKFKPGQKKRDFVTIENNILNNIDKVVSVQEDNILRHFYKVITAIVRTNYFIPGKDYISFKIKSKELDIVPEPRPMFEIYVHSAQMEGIHLRGGKVARGGLRFSDRPDDFRTEILGLVKTQMVKNTVIVPVGSKGGFVVKKRYEDRELDKEHVINQYKTLIKGLLDITDNYKGKKVVHPENVVIYDEKDPYLVVAADKGTATFSDIANSVSIEYGFWLGDAFASGGSAGYDHKKVGITAKGAWESVKRHFRELGKDTQSEPFTVIGIGDMAGDVFGNGMLLSDKIKLLAAFNHIHIFIDPNPDPETSYIERVRMFKLPRSTWKDYNPKLISKGGGIFERSAKKIEISPEIKEVFDIPTDVVSGEELIRYILKARAELLWNGGIGTYIKDDFETNEEVGDKANDNVRVNASELRVKVIGEGGNLGLTQKARIRFALNGGLINTDAIDNSAGVDMSDHEVNLKILFDVLMKNNELKGMKSRNSLIAKLTPEVTELVLRDNYLQTQTISCDLIKSENNIISYVDTAEYLQSIGLLNFKIENINFIKEKRQITRPELAVLLAYTKIMLFDSAVNEFNHDSDLLKQEYIQYYPKTVIKNYSKYFNEHKLKNEITATVAVNKAVNQAGIPFFIELHKSTGQPYAKLIERYLFADKLLETSEIRKKIEELDLKVDTKVQYTMLIELEKTLKVATNWLINDNNFKLINENMDTFKNITKIVTGNLKGKFKENYDLLLGELTSCNCKPGISKAVCDIKFMKPAFDLFEIILKNKLDMSKTVKNYFNIGSLFNLPLFIKGIKQTDITTTWDRINRDNLLNRIKLFQKDFCQKYTEHGESWLKSLEKEEQIFFVNYNKFLESISAGEFNSLIPYNVMLDSLFNMINSK
- a CDS encoding M16 family metallopeptidase, which gives rise to MLKKSLLALLIILLMEVALTAAVKETTLKNGVDFVYKYIPNVKVTSVQVWMKTGSVNETTEINGISHFLEHLVFKGTTKFKPDEIDLVVESNGGQMNAATSKDYTFYYITIPTYNSKVAFEVLSEMVFNATFIKDEIDKERPVVIQEIKRKYDNPTFDMWKYISDTLYVDTPYSMEIIGTEDNIRNFTRKQIVDYYNKYYHPKNMTLVVVGDISYEEAKALATQYFEKFREVSPGKSYSLNKKIQLSKDDFKVFKKDLTQTYAAIVYPAFPITDQRTYALDVLTEILGSGENSILKSKLKSELNLVTSIYAGSMGQKFVGSFVIYFTADDENFNKVINETDKILKNIIDGKIDDNMLTRAKNRLKSQMVFQREKTSSEANDIGYSFTLDIKDYYFNYTDKINSVTIDDLKKVAKEVFDNHRIIVATSKSELKL
- the elbB gene encoding isoprenoid biosynthesis glyoxalase ElbB; this encodes MGKKIGVVLSGCGVFDGSEIHEAVLTLLYLDKKGADLVMMAPNIEQMHVVNHLTGEVSEGEKRNVLVESARIARGNIKDIKDVSVNDIDALVFPGGFGAAKNLSTFAVDGPDCKIDEDVKRLVKEVIQAKKPLVAICIAPVLVAKALEGTNIKSSITIGTDEGVAGAIESLGANHISCPVKEAIVDKENKIVTTPAYMLGQSISEVAAGIEKTIDKLFELL